From candidate division WOR-3 bacterium, the proteins below share one genomic window:
- a CDS encoding T9SS type A sorting domain-containing protein, with the protein MNAIVALALLVASPATQRSSFITHRTAEIRRMAVIQLTSHAAVYSLPRELEIHGVTDSTVSIVANDAELARLQMLGYSPRVQLDDYQAWVDSVLLAYRTYAQVCSTMAALADIHPSICRLETLGFSVQNRAILMMCVTDNPQVEETEPEFRIIGPHHGDEKIATEITLSCLQYILASYDTSASVRSLVDSTEIWFIPIVNVDGHVANRRTNANGVDLNRDYGYRWSGMGNSPSPFSQLETRLMREHNLANNISIEFAYHSAAAYVNYLWDNHPADPPDSAFIVALATQYADSTYGSNTTKLVPINGYSWYEVDGSGQDASFGLFGSLAYTIETYQPSQQARIDSICVANRRALLGLVRDCRLGVSGFVRDSLTGSPLFARISVDSPLRWDCYTDLSLGDFHKPLPAGTYTLTAHAQGFLPKTVAGVVVPAGGTVAADFELVPDTSGNVHVEEMIWLNHGDPNMVMPTQSILALGAPDGSGFSLGRFGNICLSSGRTENGDCTGSRPRPRGRGLSPLSVMARPTVRLSGWIRNVPGDDVTVFDSDSVADGYWLYAGNDWAGPWTNLGHANGTVSFDLGSAGLDSARYLRIVCDSTGSSSDPRAGLDLDAVSYRFSSAGLASCSSLLPHPSSLGIFPNPSSHVLYIVPPSGCRRLEIIDIAGRAVECYPLRRDMTEISDISGRVPSSMQIGVADLTPGVYLARFETAAGTSQHKFVVTRQ; encoded by the coding sequence TTGAACGCAATCGTAGCTCTTGCCCTCCTGGTAGCGTCGCCCGCAACACAGCGCTCATCGTTCATCACCCATCGTACGGCTGAAATCAGGCGCATGGCCGTCATACAGCTCACCAGTCACGCCGCGGTCTACAGCCTGCCGCGCGAGTTGGAAATCCACGGCGTCACCGACAGCACAGTCAGCATCGTCGCGAACGACGCCGAACTGGCGCGGCTTCAGATGCTCGGCTACTCGCCGCGGGTACAGCTCGACGACTACCAGGCATGGGTCGACTCCGTCCTTCTCGCCTACCGCACCTACGCGCAAGTCTGCTCTACCATGGCCGCGCTGGCCGACATCCATCCGTCTATCTGTCGACTGGAGACGCTCGGTTTCTCAGTACAGAATCGCGCCATCCTGATGATGTGCGTGACCGACAACCCGCAGGTCGAAGAAACCGAACCAGAGTTCCGCATCATCGGGCCGCACCACGGCGACGAGAAGATTGCGACCGAGATTACCCTCTCCTGCCTGCAGTACATTCTCGCGAGCTACGACACCAGCGCTTCGGTCCGCAGCCTGGTAGACTCGACCGAAATCTGGTTCATCCCGATAGTGAACGTTGACGGCCACGTCGCCAATCGCCGCACGAACGCCAACGGCGTTGACCTGAACCGCGACTACGGTTACCGCTGGAGCGGGATGGGCAACAGCCCCAGCCCGTTCTCGCAGCTGGAGACCCGCCTCATGCGAGAGCACAACCTCGCCAACAACATCAGCATTGAGTTCGCGTACCACTCGGCGGCGGCCTACGTCAATTACCTCTGGGACAACCATCCGGCCGACCCGCCTGACTCAGCCTTCATCGTAGCTCTCGCCACGCAGTACGCGGACTCGACCTACGGCTCGAACACTACCAAGCTCGTGCCCATCAACGGCTACTCCTGGTACGAAGTAGACGGCTCCGGCCAGGACGCGAGCTTCGGCCTCTTCGGTAGCCTCGCCTACACCATCGAGACCTATCAGCCCAGCCAGCAGGCGAGAATCGACTCCATCTGCGTGGCCAACCGCCGGGCTCTGCTCGGCTTGGTACGTGACTGCCGCCTGGGCGTTAGCGGCTTCGTGCGCGACTCGCTGACCGGCTCCCCGCTCTTCGCCCGCATCTCGGTGGATAGCCCCCTGCGCTGGGACTGCTACACCGACCTATCCCTGGGCGACTTCCACAAACCGCTGCCCGCCGGCACCTACACGCTCACCGCGCACGCGCAGGGCTTTCTGCCCAAAACGGTAGCCGGTGTTGTCGTTCCGGCCGGCGGCACGGTGGCCGCTGACTTTGAGCTCGTACCAGACACTTCCGGCAACGTCCACGTCGAAGAGATGATCTGGCTGAACCACGGCGACCCGAACATGGTGATGCCGACACAGTCCATACTCGCGCTCGGCGCGCCGGACGGGAGCGGTTTCTCGCTCGGCCGTTTCGGCAACATCTGCCTCAGCTCCGGCCGGACCGAAAACGGGGACTGTACCGGATCGCGGCCGCGTCCTCGCGGCCGGGGACTGTCCCCGCTTTCGGTCATGGCACGCCCCACAGTACGCCTCTCCGGCTGGATCCGCAACGTCCCAGGAGACGACGTTACGGTCTTTGACTCCGACAGCGTTGCGGACGGCTACTGGCTGTACGCCGGAAACGACTGGGCCGGCCCCTGGACCAACCTCGGCCACGCCAACGGCACGGTCTCCTTCGATCTAGGCTCGGCCGGACTCGACTCGGCCCGCTACCTGCGCATCGTGTGCGACTCGACCGGCTCGTCCTCAGACCCGAGAGCCGGACTCGATCTCGACGCCGTCTCCTACCGTTTCTCTTCCGCCGGCCTCGCTTCCTGTTCCTCACTTCTCCCTCATCCCTCCTCCCTCGGCATCTTCCCCAATCCGTCGAGCCACGTCTTGTACATCGTTCCCCCGTCCGGATGCCGCCGGTTGGAAATCATTGACATTGCAGGCCGGGCAGTAGAATGTTACCCGTTGCGAAGGGACATGACCGAGATATCTGACATTTCGGGTCGTGTCCCGAGCAGCATGCAGATCGGTGTGGCCGACCTGACTCCCGGCGTCTACCTGGCGCGGTTCGAGACCGCGGCCGGGACGTCGCAGCACAAGTTCGTCGTCACCCGACAGTAG
- a CDS encoding peptidylprolyl isomerase, giving the protein MKWFLTLAVALLIVGCGAPKPAQPAAQPPTEPPAQAADTTQPAAPTDTTAGMTATPPVAEKGMLKDTLVAAKLPENLYFNVKVKDYGTMKVQFYTKDAPKNVTNVANLGIKGFYNGLTFHRLIAGFMIQGGDPSGNGTGGPGYTVPAEIKKQHTKGAMAMARTGDQVNPERRSSGSQFYICFGPTPQLDGQYTVIGQLTEGMDVLEKLEKVQTGAMDKPTTPVVMEKVWVTTE; this is encoded by the coding sequence ATGAAGTGGTTCCTGACACTCGCCGTCGCGTTGCTGATAGTTGGTTGCGGCGCGCCCAAACCCGCGCAGCCGGCAGCCCAGCCGCCGACCGAGCCCCCGGCCCAGGCCGCTGACACGACTCAGCCGGCCGCGCCGACTGATACAACAGCAGGTATGACCGCAACCCCGCCCGTGGCGGAAAAAGGTATGCTAAAAGACACGCTCGTCGCTGCCAAACTCCCCGAGAACCTGTACTTCAACGTCAAGGTCAAGGACTACGGGACGATGAAGGTCCAGTTCTACACCAAAGATGCGCCCAAGAACGTCACCAACGTGGCCAACCTCGGCATCAAAGGGTTCTACAACGGCCTGACGTTCCACCGCCTGATTGCCGGCTTCATGATCCAGGGCGGCGACCCGTCCGGTAACGGCACCGGCGGCCCGGGCTACACCGTGCCGGCCGAGATCAAGAAGCAGCACACCAAAGGCGCGATGGCAATGGCGCGGACCGGCGACCAGGTCAACCCGGAGCGCCGCTCCTCCGGCAGCCAGTTCTACATCTGCTTTGGGCCCACGCCGCAGCTCGACGGCCAGTATACCGTCATCGGCCAACTGACCGAGGGCATGGACGTGCTGGAGAAGCTGGAAAAGGTCCAGACCGGCGCGATGGACAAACCCACCACGCCCGTCGTCATGGAAAAGGTCTGGGTCACGACCGAGTAA